From the genome of Watersipora subatra chromosome 9, tzWatSuba1.1, whole genome shotgun sequence:
agccaatggcaaaatTAGCAAATTAGGTAATTTGAGGAAGctaagctagtaatttaagTTTGCTTATGTCGCCAAACAGCATAGTAAGAGCTGTGAAGCCGGGTACCATGAAGCCAGCTTGTGTGATGTTACATGTCACACAACATTAATATGCATATTTCAACCGGTGTAATGAATATGTGCACAATCATTTTACTGTATAGCAAATAAGCCGTGTAAAGGCCTACTGTATTTTAGCTAGGCCTTCTACAGCCTTACTTTCACTCTTGGTAATTTTTCCTTATAGTTTATTCACATGCTTGTAATAATTAGACCTTCCCTTCCTATGCTGCTAATGCcttaattaaaacaataaaaccttGACCACCAGGAATGCATCGGAGTGCTGTTGTTACATCACTCTGGAGTTTATTTCTGGCTGGCTTTTTCTCGCGTCGTGATTGGCTCGGGATATGAGACCATAACTGTTGGGACCAATGTGAGTAAATATCAAGTAGTATTTTTATATCGTTACCCTTGCCACCAAAACTCGCAATCAACTTGGACAGCAGTGCTAGAGTGCAGTAGTATCAGTCAATTCTGAATTTATACAAGccttttataaacatatataaccTTTTCACTAATGTTCTATCCTACATACTTCCTGCTAGAATAGAGGAGGCAAAAGGTACGTAACTTTTATCTTGTATCACTATTATATTTCATTTCGTGTGTTCACAGCAGTTTAACAATGTTGTACTATTTTTTACCATGTTTTTGGTCTATTATAATTCTGAAGTTTTGCATTATGCCTCTACATTGCATGGAATTTTCTAAACCCAGTAAGTAGTAAGCAGTAATATGTAGTTCGCTGTAGAGTCTTATTCTATTATTTCAGACTTCACGATGTGTCTATGTTAATGCCGAAATAAAGCCAAGCATCTGTAAAGTCAGACCCTACCAACAGTTCTAGCAATGCAAAttgttataagctgtggttaaGTTGATTAACTCAAATTTTTTCACACTTAGAGGTTCAGAGTTTAAATCTAGTGCGAAGCGGGTTTTTCGTTTATAAAGCTTTATCgatataactggacacacagatGGCAGACCAACAACCGGCTCAACAACAAATAACCAACATtaagatttatttatatgtatgtagtctatatggtatatatatatatatatatatatatatatatatatatatatatatatatatatatatatatatatacactcaaaAGAATACAACTAGGCAACTTCAAGTATGCTTCAATGAACTTAAATTGTTTTTAGTATATATAACCACAAGCAATTGAAAAGTGACTTGGAAAGTTGCGCAGTCAATTTTCTATAGCTAAACAATTTTAACTTTACAGACGCTTAACTCGGTTGATATCTGGTTGCTGACCCGGTGAAGGGCAAACCTAAACCAGTTGCTATACAAAGTCAGCATCAGCATCTCCTGTGGTTATTAACCCCAAATAAGGTGCTGATGAGTAACAGTATTAAAATCACAAAAATATTACTCAGTTTGAAGCATTCACAGTTATAGACTTATCCTTTGTAGAAACATCAACCTGTTTTATTGcgattgttagtgaaacatagttgtagaataataataataataatgataataataataacaaatttccTACAACTCTACCACTTAACACAACTACtatggaaattttattagaCAGTGGAGATAACtcctatataaaaattgttataaacTGTTAGAGAGTATTATAAGCAGTCTGATACACAGTATGTTTTCATCTTCTCATCTGATTTATCATTCCTGGTTATAGAACTGTGAAGTTGACCTAGTATATAGAGGAAATCTATCACTGATGTGGTTTTCATTGTATTCACCTACTGGTCAGCATTACTGTTGTACTTgtttattttgagtttttatGTTGTGTATTACAAGAAATAGAGTAccagatatataatataataattgattGAATAGAACTTCTCTAATGTTCAGTATAAAAATTAACGTACAAACCCCGTCCTAACTAACTCACATAAATATTACCCACAAATCTCTCTTATCACCTTATAAGTTAGTGAATTGAGAGAAGTCAAGGCTGAATGGGTGACACTAGTTACTACGACAATCTTGCTCAGCGAAGACGTCGACCTTCAGTGCTGCAATGCATTTTTGAGAAGTTTTTAACAGCAGCTCTTCATGGATGTTGAACAGTTCCCAACTGATTTGCTGACTGCCAGCTGATATCGGCAGCACTCGGATCTTACATGTAGGttctaattttattgtttatagtTTGGCTATCTTGTTTTGGTGCTTCGAGCCTATTTGGAAACGAAATAGTAAAAGTTTTTCTATAGCTACGACATTAATAGAGTGCTGGTTCTGTTCACTAAATGACAAGTTACAGTATATCATTACATGAAGGTAGCATTAACAGTAGGTTTAATAAGtttcttttaatttaattaaaaaaagtcCAGAacctaaaattttaaattagtttaaaaatatcaaatgtaaaaatttgatatttttacattaaaatagcAGCCACCAGAAAACAAACCCAAGATTAGGTTCCTTTTTCTCCTATCATCTTTGCTATTATACATCATATAACTACATCATATAACTACACAGATCTATAGCTGCCAACAGTCTTTGTGGATAACACAACAGCCAAATGAGTCTTTTATTTCTTTCTTCTGAAGTATATGCTAGGCCAGCGCCATCAGTAGGTAAAAGCTATATCCTTTCCTCCTTTCCATGCTGCCAGCACAGCATCAAATTCTTCATTTTGAGCAACTGTGAAGTGGATTTTCCAGTCTCCAATTTCTcctaaagttttaaaatgttctTCTAATAATTTTTCGATTTTTATTCAACTAAATTAAATTCTTTTCTGCTATTCATTGCACAATTATACAATGTGATTCTATAGAACACATGCTACCTTCTGTGAGACTTACGTATGAATTGGCAATAGGACTTGTATGACGTGATTTGGCCACTAATTTCTTAAATTTGCACCAGTGTAGCATTTAGAGCTGTTTACAACTACCGAATGctttattatactaaaataattattgttagCTAATGAATATAATACAAGAAAGAGTATTTTTACGCTTAGACTCCTGTAAAATATACTTTATGATTGTATTTTTGCATCATGTTTATTTAAAGAGCCATTCagtttaaaactttacaatggaaatctgcaataggTTTTACCTTTTCTATACAGTTGGGTAATAAGGCCTTTCATGTCTTTTGGATCTAAGTCTTTAATCTGCAGCTGCTCACTCTGAAAAAATATTGAGCTGCACATACACTTGTCTAAAAAAACCTTatcaatatgttagtagatttaTTAACAACTTAGCTGTTCTACTTATAGTGAGTTTGATAAGTCATGTAGTATGTTATTGATCTACTAATCTAACAGCCATACCATTTTCATCATTTCTTCACTTGATTTTGCTTCTTCCTTTGCTTTTCTCATTTTCTTGATGTCTGTGGCTTCAGCAATCTGTTGAACCAGTTCTGGAGATCTGTTTGTACCCATAAACTCATTTACCTTCTGGATGACCTCAGCAGGCTTCTGAAATTGATTGTGTAgaatttttttatgatttagtTAACAATACAAGATGTATTTTCATATCTAAGACCACTGAGTCAACCTTAAGTGCTGGTCAGCACTGTTAAGAGATTTGTGACAGCGTCAGCGGCTATACATGCTACAAAACTCTTAACGACCAACCTTAAAATGGTCACCTTTTGAAAATCAACCTTAATTTAATAAAGAACATTTTagcattgttttaaataaaattatttgtccAAAGTCACGAAACTGCAggaacaaaagtgaaaaaatattttgaacaagATTAATGTCTTGTTATTTGTCTTCTGTTGAAATAGCTGGATAAGTTAAACAATTGCAAAGTAAACGTTAATTAAGTTGAAGCAGAAATTTATTTTCTAAGCGATAAAAGAAGCTAATGGCTCTAAAGTCTGCCAAATTTTCAGTGACTGTGTAGTAAAGAGGTCCTTGACCTTCAGGCATCAAGAGTTTAACATGCGTTCTTAAAGAGGAAACAAAAAGAATCTGTAACTGAAAAGAATGCAGAGCTTTTCTTAACAGATGTTTGCCAAAGAACTTTCTAAATTAAGTATAGGCTCAGAGAAATTCTAAATAGACTTTCATACCACACATGAGCCTTGTCAAGGATGAATGTTATTGAATTCATTGTTTTAGATGTACTAAGTATTACTAATCAAGTTTTATTCATGAATAATTAGCATTGTTTATGTTCTGAAGATGAGATTGACATTTTATAGCATTTTCTATGGTGTGTTAATACACTTTTAATACAAAATTGTTAATTgtgttaaatttattaatacaaattttttttactgcAGTCAACCCACTTTAGTTGAAGATAACTTTTATTTGAAACCTTAATTTCTTTACGGTAAATCATCTCAAATGTGAATACTGTTGTAACAAGTTGAAAGAATTAAGCTGCCCTACAATTATGTAGTCTGGAAGTTTAATACCTCTACAGCAATGAAATCGTTTTTGGATGTGCATACAATTATCTCTGACCAAATGGAGATACACCTGCAAGTCTTCCTCTGACTTCTCAGAAGGAATGACAACTCCTAAGACAAACATTCATGACATATGAAACCTGCAGTCACTGATCGCTTTTAGTGCTAAATGTGTAAAAGGctgaatttaattttttcagaaaattttatgtttacaacATGCGggtattttaaaattgataagcGTAGGTGCCTGTAAGGTGCTCACACTGACAGAAAAACACTTTGGATTttcaatctacatgtagttgcaaCTGTACTAACATTGACCTTGCATCTCTAGTCTATACCTACCATTGTGCTTGCCATCATTTTGACACCAATTCTAGGTTACTGACAGCATAGGTCAAATTACATGACCTAACTCACCAGTTTCAAGTCTTCGTAGAAGACGATAAGTATGTTTGGTTCATCTCTCAAGGACCACATGTACTCTGTATAGTCAAAGTAACTTCCATAAGGCAAGTCCTTGGAGTACATGTATTCTTGtataaaatcatcaaaagtGATATTTGCCAGCGCAGCAAATACTGGGCCCAGCTTTGAAGACTGGAAAATCATGGTTCACAGTCATGCATTCTAGATATAATTTTTAGCCAAAAGTAGCTAGCCTTGGTGACAATGAGTGGAACATGTATGTGTAGACATCTATAGGTCTCACACTTCCCAGCTTGGACAAACTTATCAATAGTTTCTATGTATGCAGCAGTTGGTTAGATATAGAATCTGTGAAAGAGTTCTTTTCATCAGTGTTTTTCAGTTATTATCAGCTTTAATGGCTGAAATATCCTAAATAGCCAAAAAATTTGCGctacattttttcaatttttttggaGACTGTGATCTTGAGACATAGGAGcttgcaaaaacataaaaatggtGAAACAAAATATTCAGAATGTGTAAGTCACTCTCCTTCAGTTTTCCTATTGCAGCAGAGCTCTGCATTCAGTTGCATTCCCTCAAAGCAACTCATTCTTATCTCGTTTAACATTgatcaattttatattttagaaaCCCCTCTATCTATATCTATTTAATAATGTTTGAGACTCACAAAATAATAAACAGCCTACAAGAGTAGTACAATGCTAATTGCTAttacaatgaaaacaaaaagaactAGGAGAAATAAAGCAGACATACACAGGCATAGGCTTAATTAAGGTCACATGACTAAGACTGACCTATCACAAGCCTTCCATGCATACAGCAGTTGTGTAGGTATAGAAGGTATAAGTTGCCAagtttgggagttgtctttgATTGATTGTCAGGTACCATCATCATATTTACCATCCTTATTAGATCAGTAAGTTATAGTTGGTAGgttatatatagctataatTAGTTGTGCTCACACTAATCTGCAATTTACCAACTTACCCAACTCTAAAATTACCTTGACTCAATAAAAATAACACCAGATGCATTGGCTTTTTTGTTGCAACGTGTACTCACCAAGTTCTTCTCATGATAGTACATGGAAACGCAAGCATCCTTTGGATTTCTCACAACTGTAAGCAAGATAACCAGAgttgaaatgaataaaaagcTTATGACACGATGTGACAAACTGAGGGATCTCAGTTAGCTAAAAATCTCTAGCTATGTAAAGGATATTTGTGAAAACCGCTCATCATTATAattgtactagctgtgccttcCGGCGTTGTCCggttattaaaaatcagcttataaacaatgagaggtgatgagatttgcttaccTCTTGCgtgcaggcaactctccagcaagtgactggccattgccaagtggcctggcacactgccaatggaaaattccactaacctagttagtaagcttcaaatgccagtaggcaatgacattgcatcagcattgctGCCCAGCTAAGCTAttgtaataatagctatagccggaatgcagacagacatatgaCACACGGGCATatgttgaaaaatatatatatagatgaaagaTCCACCTTATTCTACGTACATGAGCTTAGCTGTTAGTCACTGAACTTGAAGATATAACTCCATCTCAATGATGTTAACTAAAGCCGACATAAAGTGCAATGATTTCTTATGTAACATTATAAAGGAAATAGATTATGAAGATCTTCTGCTGAGTACTAGTTTAGCTCTATAGCTTGTTTGTTTCtgaaaaaaatttgcatttttaaaacttgcaaTAACTATACAAATTTGATAAAGGAATGGCTTGAACTGTTAATCATTTCAAAAGACTATGGCAGACTCAAAAGTAATGAAAAGAACAGAGTTCCTGTTAGTTTATAATGCtaattataacttttaaaaagttaattatattaattaattattataaaaatttattatagaCTTTTTTCTTTCAGTTGTAATTGTTAATTATCCCTGAAAGAAAATAAACTGTTAATTATaattagcaattttttatcttCCAGTTATTATAtcacaatattattattatttagatCATAGTTAATACTGCCACCCACCCCTTCCCAtctcaatttttattaaataactcTTTTATGGTTTAGTCTCTACCATGTATTTTATTACAGTGCTGTTGCAACAACAAAACGCAAACAGATCAATTTATATGATTCAACTGCTGCCAACACTCTGCCTTAATTTTGTGCTTTCAAAGCAAGAAGGATCATTGGTTTCtagcttttttaaacaaaatcaaagatatatcacatatattttatagaaaaaagaaTGTAAGATGTGTATGCTTTTGATACTAAAAGtgcttttaataaaactatactcaacataaaaatatggCAAAGGGAAGATAGcgtaacaaaaatatatttcaaagtttGCTTTCAACGACAGCGTAGTTTGCTAATGTCACATACTTTTGGAAACAggaagttttattgattttcagATAGGTGAATCTGTTTTCAAACTTGTCACGTGGTATAAGCTGTGTCTACCTTGATGTTAGTACTTATGTAAACATCTTACTGTCGATATACCTAGGCTACACAGCATTTGAGTTACAGGCTCTTTAACAAGAGCCAACtagattatttaaaattgcaATCCTACACTGTTGTCCATAGTTTGTAGGTTTTATAGAAAGAGGAGCGCAACTGCCTCCCGTACTTTAATTTAATGGATAGTATTATAGACAACTGGTAACTGTAAACACTGAGTAGTAGTGCATAGTTATTAGTAGTAGCAAAAATGATATTGCTTACTTCAATGTGTGCGCAATTCATGTGTTAACAAGTGGTTGGTAGTTTTCTGATATATGTTGCAAATTTGCTATTTGCCAATTGATAGTTTTTTGTAATCAACAATTGTTATTATGTTGCTTACCAACCACAGTTTTCCCTTTTCTAAACTCTGCAGGAAGTACGTCAATTCTGTAGTGGGTGTTAAGGACTCTGGGTAAAGGAATAATCTCCTCACTTTTTTCAACAGGACTCAAGTCTATCATGACGACTTCTTTAGGTTGAGTCACATTATCAGCTGACCCGTTGAGTAGCATTGTCATCACTTCCCACATAAAGTGAGTACCTAAACAATAGTTTATGATTAGTCTAGGTTGTCAAGAAGTAGCTTGATTTCTAAGAGAATAAAATAACTCCTATTTAAATCAGAAAGTTCTCTTCACAATAGCTTTAGAGCATAACCTATtgtgcatctatatatataaatgtcagTGTCTGTCTGTGATTTGGTCTGTGATACAGTCtgcccagctatagctattgaaatattggaatgaagattccgtatcgcagaagatttggtCTCAGAACCTTTCTTTCACCAGGCAATAAGCTAAGCAATTGAGCTATGCGACATGCATTGGATTCATTGGCGATATAAGTGGTTACCTAGGTTAAAACACGCATAGCGACTGTACATTATTTTACGGCGCAACGCCACAAAAGTTGCTCTCAAGGCTCTGATTAGTAAGGTTGGCAATATGgatactagcttgctcaaactagccattggcaatgtgccaagctaatggtgagtggtaggcaactacattgcctgcaactgtttataagccgtTTTTAAAACACTGAGCTTTTCGCTAGTTTTTATATAAAGCTATGCCATCATTTTATAGTTATTATCTCCTTCAGCATCTATTTTGTGCACGAGATCACAACTCCCTCTAAGTTGGCTAAATTGGAGCCAAAACGATAGCTTTTTATTTAGGATTATGAAAGTCATAGATTTTACTTTTTAGAAATCAAGTGCTCGACTAGATCTTCTAAATCAATGTTTGTCATAAGAATTGGCGTTTGCATGAAGCTAATTGGTTAGCTAACATCTGATTGGAAAGTGAAAATCTAGACTCAGTCATTGAGAAAGTCTTCTAGAAGGGCTTTACATCCAGATATCAGAGAGAATTAGCAAATATTTCAAAAGGTTTTGAAATGGGTTCAAGGTGTGCTGAAAGTATTTTGCTAATGATATAAGAATAAAAGATTGCTCACCGTTCATAGGATAAGTTGCTAGTAGGAAGTCAGGTGACTTCCACTTGTAGATCGCCAAGTCTGCTCTGATACCTTTGAGTGTCTCAGGATTGAACATGAAAGCTGGCACCGTAACCTTGCCATCATCCGACACAAAATATTCACCAGTTTTAGAGCCAGCAAGTGGGTGGCAGCTGAGGCGTTCTTCCATAGTTTCACCACAAAAGTTATAGAGCAAAGCTGATAAATCTCAACTCAGATACTTCAGCCTTTGAAACATATTTGAGTTAACTTCAGCCTCTTCAGACATtggttaaaaatgttaaaagtgTGACAGCAGTGATGATTACGCACTTTCCGACAAATATTATGAAACAGTTTTTATCTTGAAGGAAGTAGTTGTCCATAAATATGCAGGCTTTCGCGCATGCTAATAGGCATGTCTATGAGTAAAGAATACTGCCATTATAACTTCAATGAATTATACTGCCAGCTAGGCTAGTCAACACACTTTATGCAATTTAATATCAACCTATAGCAGTCTACTGTAACAGTAGCGTAGGTTAAATACAGGAATATCATTGTCATAATAACAGGTCAAGAGAAACAACTCTCAATTTGGTTTTAGCTCCAACCAAAAAATGAAAACGTCGATAATTCTTAAGGTTTCTAAATTTTCCGTTTTTCACTTTTTCCTCCTTTGAAGACTTTCAGCAATAAATCCTATAGAAGTAAGCGTTTATTTTCGTATactctctatttgaatgcttgTGTTACTTTGAGTTACTTGAGACAACATTTTGAACTAATTGTTTACAGAAACAGCATTATTTCAGTTATTTATTTCAGTGAAGAGTTAATTATGAAGATCAAAGTTCTGCATCAATTCATAACAatcaaaatttacattcttTGGGATCATGTGATGACACTCACTTGATCTTCAGAGATCACAcgcatatatactctacacctATGCTTGTCAGGAGTGCAGACAGTTATTTTTAGAAACattcttttgtttaatttgtcaAAGAAAAGCATGCCAACTTGGAATATTGAAggctttgaaaaaaatatttaaaaagcacCAGGCTTTGGTGAGGGAGTGTGACAGCTATTTTATCCAGAGTAAAACAATGATTAAAACTACAAACTAGTGAAATAAAAAGAGGTagaccatgatagtaatagatCAGGTAAAACATTGAAACTGGAGTTCAGCATACCAGTGAGAATTTCTTAGAGGTCATTTAGAGGTCGTCAAGTTCATACTATTACATAATGTTATTGTGATAAACAAATGCAAACTTTCTGAAGCCATATGATAAGGATAGTAGAACATATTACTAAACTTGTAATGTGGTTAATCAACATGTTTGATGCCCTGAAGTTTTATTTTAGTGCTTTTGTTTATAAATTCATTTTGGTGCATCTCTTAAGCAGTACACTAGCATGCAACCTCACACCAATGTGATGTGATGTCACATGAGCAACCTAGAATTAATGTGAAACAATGCAGTTGTAACGGCCTTCCAGTTAGCTATAGAATTGTGCAGTTTCCCTTTTAATTAGGTAACTGGCTTATTGTCTTTGCAGTCACCATGCTGCTGTTCTATCCATACTCTCAACTA
Proteins encoded in this window:
- the LOC137405161 gene encoding sulfotransferase 1C2-like: MEERLSCHPLAGSKTGEYFVSDDGKVTVPAFMFNPETLKGIRADLAIYKWKSPDFLLATYPMNGTHFMWEVMTMLLNGSADNVTQPKEVVMIDLSPVEKSEEIIPLPRVLNTHYRIDVLPAEFRKGKTVVVVRNPKDACVSMYYHEKNLSSKLGPVFAALANITFDDFIQEYMYSKDLPYGSYFDYTEYMWSLRDEPNILIVFYEDLKLKPAEVIQKVNEFMGTNRSPELVQQIAEATDIKKMRKAKEEAKSSEEMMKMSEQLQIKDLDPKDMKGLITQLYRKGEIGDWKIHFTVAQNEEFDAVLAAWKGGKDIAFTY